The Neodiprion fabricii isolate iyNeoFabr1 chromosome 4, iyNeoFabr1.1, whole genome shotgun sequence genome window below encodes:
- the LOC124179756 gene encoding DNA repair protein XRCC3-like isoform X3: MISCFLVLCKTVKCLASEEKFLSLGCPHLDSVLRGGFVNRGITQIYGAAGTGKTQIALQLCLTVQLPIVHGGYEAGAVYISTEGAFPSRRLQELLRESNLTKKFNVTADIIFVTTIHGENTIQELENCIVQKIPHLMATRKIGLLILDSIAAPYRAGYSLNTFGDRAKSLWNIANQLHNLASQYKLTVICINQVSAAISFNNYEVIHPTEQPTLGITWANMITNNFYLCRTGDCRYLYTMQSSYLPRTHIEYRITGSGVSGVCKNK, encoded by the exons ATGATCAGCTGCTTTTTGGTACTAT GTAAAACAGTAAAATGCTTAGCAAGcgaggaaaaatttctttctttggGATGCCCACACTTGGATTCAGTACTAAGGGGCGGTTTTGTCAACAGAGGCATTACACAAATTTATGGAGCAGCTGGTACTGGGAAAACTCAAATAGCCCTACAACTCTGTTTGACCGTTCAGCTTCCAATTGTGCACGGTGGTTATGAAGCTG GGGCAGTCTATATTTCTACAGAGGGAGCTTTCCCTTCGAGGCGTCTTCAGGAATTACTTCGTGAATCAAACCTCACAAAAAAGTTCAATGTCACTGctgatataatttttgttacaacGATACATGGCGAAAACACAATT caagaACTTGAGAACTGTATTGTTCAAAAAATCCCACATTTGATGGCTACCAGAAAAATCGGTCTGCTGATACTGGACTCTATTGCTGCACCTTACAGAGCGGGATATTCACTCAACACATTCGGAGATAGAGCAAAGAGTCTGTGGAATATTGCCAATCAATTACACAATTTAGCCAGTCAATATAAGCTTACGGTTATTTGTATTAATCAG GTATCTGCagcaatttcattcaacaattATGAAGTAATTCATCCTACAGAACAGCCAACACTAGGTATAACATGGGCTAATATGAtaacaaacaatttttatctatGTAGAACAGGTGACTGCCGTTACCTCTATACTATGCAGTCATCTTACCTTCCTCGCACCCATATTGAATACAGAATCACAGGTTCAGGAGTATCAGgtgtgtgtaaaaataaataa
- the LOC124179757 gene encoding RNA pseudouridylate synthase domain-containing protein 1-like isoform X3, whose translation MLERWLSLISIVLYRDQWWLSCSNLCAIPAYFVTCSVTDSCRFRIKKIPQIALRHMHTRFFVRLRKAWCREGEDIREKNGNHRMCTGGSAFCERPRDSRTVLLVLETGTRNGKPATKVLLCPKTGRRHQLRVHCSHIGHTIIGDYTYSERQDTEPHRTFLHSFRLILQNEVENLDVSTADPFSSSEAMNRWIPINSLQVLDSSVFATIDELTSDMS comes from the exons ATGCTCGAACGGTGGCTATCACTGATCTCTATAGTGTTATATAGAGATCAGTGGTGGCTATCCTGCTCAAATTTGTGCGCAATTCCCGCATACTTTGTCACGTGCTCAGTGACCGATTCCTGCCGGTtccggataaaaaaaatccctcAAATTGCCTTACGACACATGCACACGCGATTCTTTGTACGACTGCGTAAAGCGTGGTGTCGAGAAG GAGAAGATATTCGCGAAAAGAATGGAAATCATAGAATGTGTACAGGAGGTAGTGCCTTCTGTGAAAGACCTCGGGATTCGCGCACAGTGTTACTAGTACTTGAGACAGGGACTAGGAACGGCAAACCAGCAACTAAAGTATTGCTCTGCCCTAAGACTGGTCGCCGCCATCAGTTGCGAGTTCACTGTTCGCATATTGGTCACACGATTATAGGGGATTATACATACAGTGAAAGACAAGACACAGAACCGCATAGAACATTTCTCCATTCGTTTAG ACTCATACTACAAAACGAGGTTGAAAATCTAGATGTCAGTACAGCAGATCCATTCTCAAGTTCAGAGGCAATGAATAGGTGGATTCCAATAAATTCATTACAAGTTTTAGATAGTAGCGTTTTTGCAACTATTGACGAGCTCACATCAGACATGTCCTGA
- the LOC124179756 gene encoding DNA repair protein XRCC3-like isoform X2: MEYEVLELATEEECDSTVSKRSRNFPPSRTANDQLLFGKTVKCLASEEKFLSLGCPHLDSVLRGGFVNRGITQIYGAAGTGKTQIALQLCLTVQLPIVHGGYEAGAVYISTEGAFPSRRLQELLRESNLTKKFNVTADIIFVTTIHGENTIQELENCIVQKIPHLMATRKIGLLILDSIAAPYRAGYSLNTFGDRAKSLWNIANQLHNLASQYKLTVICINQVSAAISFNNYEVIHPTEQPTLGITWANMITNNFYLCRTGDCRYLYTMQSSYLPRTHIEYRITGSGVSGVCKNK, encoded by the exons ATGGAATACGAAGTTTTAGAATTAGCAACTGAGGAAGAATGTGATTCAACTGTCTCAAAACGAAGTAGAAATTTTCCTCCTTCGCGAACGGCGAATGATCAGCTGCTTTTTG GTAAAACAGTAAAATGCTTAGCAAGcgaggaaaaatttctttctttggGATGCCCACACTTGGATTCAGTACTAAGGGGCGGTTTTGTCAACAGAGGCATTACACAAATTTATGGAGCAGCTGGTACTGGGAAAACTCAAATAGCCCTACAACTCTGTTTGACCGTTCAGCTTCCAATTGTGCACGGTGGTTATGAAGCTG GGGCAGTCTATATTTCTACAGAGGGAGCTTTCCCTTCGAGGCGTCTTCAGGAATTACTTCGTGAATCAAACCTCACAAAAAAGTTCAATGTCACTGctgatataatttttgttacaacGATACATGGCGAAAACACAATT caagaACTTGAGAACTGTATTGTTCAAAAAATCCCACATTTGATGGCTACCAGAAAAATCGGTCTGCTGATACTGGACTCTATTGCTGCACCTTACAGAGCGGGATATTCACTCAACACATTCGGAGATAGAGCAAAGAGTCTGTGGAATATTGCCAATCAATTACACAATTTAGCCAGTCAATATAAGCTTACGGTTATTTGTATTAATCAG GTATCTGCagcaatttcattcaacaattATGAAGTAATTCATCCTACAGAACAGCCAACACTAGGTATAACATGGGCTAATATGAtaacaaacaatttttatctatGTAGAACAGGTGACTGCCGTTACCTCTATACTATGCAGTCATCTTACCTTCCTCGCACCCATATTGAATACAGAATCACAGGTTCAGGAGTATCAGgtgtgtgtaaaaataaataa
- the LOC124179756 gene encoding DNA repair protein XRCC3-like isoform X1, translating to MEYEVLELATEEECDSTVSKRSRNFPPSRTANDQLLFGTMCVLNHNTVFELHSVAIKCKTVKCLASEEKFLSLGCPHLDSVLRGGFVNRGITQIYGAAGTGKTQIALQLCLTVQLPIVHGGYEAGAVYISTEGAFPSRRLQELLRESNLTKKFNVTADIIFVTTIHGENTIQELENCIVQKIPHLMATRKIGLLILDSIAAPYRAGYSLNTFGDRAKSLWNIANQLHNLASQYKLTVICINQVSAAISFNNYEVIHPTEQPTLGITWANMITNNFYLCRTGDCRYLYTMQSSYLPRTHIEYRITGSGVSGVCKNK from the exons ATGGAATACGAAGTTTTAGAATTAGCAACTGAGGAAGAATGTGATTCAACTGTCTCAAAACGAAGTAGAAATTTTCCTCCTTCGCGAACGGCGAATGATCAGCTGCTTTTTGGTACTATGTGTGTCTTAAATCACAATACAGTTTTTGAACTACATTCGGTTGCAATTAAAT GTAAAACAGTAAAATGCTTAGCAAGcgaggaaaaatttctttctttggGATGCCCACACTTGGATTCAGTACTAAGGGGCGGTTTTGTCAACAGAGGCATTACACAAATTTATGGAGCAGCTGGTACTGGGAAAACTCAAATAGCCCTACAACTCTGTTTGACCGTTCAGCTTCCAATTGTGCACGGTGGTTATGAAGCTG GGGCAGTCTATATTTCTACAGAGGGAGCTTTCCCTTCGAGGCGTCTTCAGGAATTACTTCGTGAATCAAACCTCACAAAAAAGTTCAATGTCACTGctgatataatttttgttacaacGATACATGGCGAAAACACAATT caagaACTTGAGAACTGTATTGTTCAAAAAATCCCACATTTGATGGCTACCAGAAAAATCGGTCTGCTGATACTGGACTCTATTGCTGCACCTTACAGAGCGGGATATTCACTCAACACATTCGGAGATAGAGCAAAGAGTCTGTGGAATATTGCCAATCAATTACACAATTTAGCCAGTCAATATAAGCTTACGGTTATTTGTATTAATCAG GTATCTGCagcaatttcattcaacaattATGAAGTAATTCATCCTACAGAACAGCCAACACTAGGTATAACATGGGCTAATATGAtaacaaacaatttttatctatGTAGAACAGGTGACTGCCGTTACCTCTATACTATGCAGTCATCTTACCTTCCTCGCACCCATATTGAATACAGAATCACAGGTTCAGGAGTATCAGgtgtgtgtaaaaataaataa
- the LOC124179757 gene encoding RNA pseudouridylate synthase domain-containing protein 1-like isoform X1, which produces MEGNENNTLDVLYRSNNFLVVNKPYDLVINSNKRNYKSTLQTEIQMMFPELVNPELRHEFHFVHRLDYATSGVICLALNKQAAKAATTAFESRKAKKYYLALVHGHINKSHVIISEPIGEDIREKNGNHRMCTGGSAFCERPRDSRTVLLVLETGTRNGKPATKVLLCPKTGRRHQLRVHCSHIGHTIIGDYTYSERQDTEPHRTFLHSFRLILQNEVENLDVSTADPFSSSEAMNRWIPINSLQVLDSSVFATIDELTSDMS; this is translated from the exons ATGGAAGGGAACGAAAATAATACCTTAGACGTTTTATATCGCAGTAATAATTTCTTAGTAGTAAATAAGCCATATGATTTGGTTATAAACAGCAATAAGCGGAATTATAAA tcCACCTTACAAACGGAAATACAAATGATGTTCCCTGAACTGGTCAATCCAGAGCTACGGCacgaatttcatttcgttcatCGACTTGATTATGCTACAAGCGGAGTTATTTGCTTGGCTCTCAATAAGCAGGCTGCCAAAGCAGCCACCACTGCCTTTGAAAGTAGAAAAGCAAAGAAATACTATTTAGCTCTAGTCCATGGACATATAAACAAAAGTCATGTTATCATTTCGGAGCCAATTG GAGAAGATATTCGCGAAAAGAATGGAAATCATAGAATGTGTACAGGAGGTAGTGCCTTCTGTGAAAGACCTCGGGATTCGCGCACAGTGTTACTAGTACTTGAGACAGGGACTAGGAACGGCAAACCAGCAACTAAAGTATTGCTCTGCCCTAAGACTGGTCGCCGCCATCAGTTGCGAGTTCACTGTTCGCATATTGGTCACACGATTATAGGGGATTATACATACAGTGAAAGACAAGACACAGAACCGCATAGAACATTTCTCCATTCGTTTAG ACTCATACTACAAAACGAGGTTGAAAATCTAGATGTCAGTACAGCAGATCCATTCTCAAGTTCAGAGGCAATGAATAGGTGGATTCCAATAAATTCATTACAAGTTTTAGATAGTAGCGTTTTTGCAACTATTGACGAGCTCACATCAGACATGTCCTGA
- the LOC124179757 gene encoding RNA pseudouridylate synthase domain-containing protein 1-like isoform X2, with translation MMFPELVNPELRHEFHFVHRLDYATSGVICLALNKQAAKAATTAFESRKAKKYYLALVHGHINKSHVIISEPIGEDIREKNGNHRMCTGGSAFCERPRDSRTVLLVLETGTRNGKPATKVLLCPKTGRRHQLRVHCSHIGHTIIGDYTYSERQDTEPHRTFLHSFRLILQNEVENLDVSTADPFSSSEAMNRWIPINSLQVLDSSVFATIDELTSDMS, from the exons ATGATGTTCCCTGAACTGGTCAATCCAGAGCTACGGCacgaatttcatttcgttcatCGACTTGATTATGCTACAAGCGGAGTTATTTGCTTGGCTCTCAATAAGCAGGCTGCCAAAGCAGCCACCACTGCCTTTGAAAGTAGAAAAGCAAAGAAATACTATTTAGCTCTAGTCCATGGACATATAAACAAAAGTCATGTTATCATTTCGGAGCCAATTG GAGAAGATATTCGCGAAAAGAATGGAAATCATAGAATGTGTACAGGAGGTAGTGCCTTCTGTGAAAGACCTCGGGATTCGCGCACAGTGTTACTAGTACTTGAGACAGGGACTAGGAACGGCAAACCAGCAACTAAAGTATTGCTCTGCCCTAAGACTGGTCGCCGCCATCAGTTGCGAGTTCACTGTTCGCATATTGGTCACACGATTATAGGGGATTATACATACAGTGAAAGACAAGACACAGAACCGCATAGAACATTTCTCCATTCGTTTAG ACTCATACTACAAAACGAGGTTGAAAATCTAGATGTCAGTACAGCAGATCCATTCTCAAGTTCAGAGGCAATGAATAGGTGGATTCCAATAAATTCATTACAAGTTTTAGATAGTAGCGTTTTTGCAACTATTGACGAGCTCACATCAGACATGTCCTGA